From Camelus dromedarius isolate mCamDro1 chromosome 23, mCamDro1.pat, whole genome shotgun sequence, a single genomic window includes:
- the STYXL2 gene encoding serine/threonine/tyrosine-interacting-like protein 2, giving the protein MATSGDPEEEQVVPGEEDEADVRAVQARYLRSPSPSQYSMVSDAETESIFMEPIHLSSAVAAKQIIKEELKPRGVRAGAECAGMLESAEQLLVEDLYNRVREKMDDTSLYNTPCILDLQRALVRDRQEAPWNEVDEVWPNVFIAEKSVAVNKARLKRLGITHILNAAHGTGVYTGPEFYTGLEIQYLGVEVDDFPEVDISQHFRKAAEFLDEALLTYRGKVLVSSEMGVSRSAVLVAAYLMIFHNMAILEALMTVRKKRAIYPNDGFLKQLRELNEKLMEEREEDFGREGGGEEAEEGEDAGSMVGARMHALTVEEEDDATSHLSGSSLGKASQASKPLTLIDEEEEEKLYEAWKKGQGLPTGKAPQGGDGRCSASSGRGEEEPEDEDVEQIIREWQSRNERYQAEGHRRWDREEEEEEGDDGSFVRRRRRHTLSESSTSESVSSHDIRVLKQQLEMSSLNRGGRRRSDSVSTESTWDMWNQRLLEIEKEASRKYHSRSKREEVDTSSEVRSRVREDDEESVSSEASSFYNFCSRNKDKLTALERWKIKRIQFGFHKKDREAGDSSSEQGAEEAEGEKSISDVNLSAYQAWKLKHQKKVGSENKEEVVELSKGEDSVLAKKRQRRLELLERSRQTLEESQSMGSWEADSSAASGSIPLSAFWSAAPSVSADGDTASVLSTQSHSSHASQVLSNTGGCLASAPTTPLPNLPVGPGDTISIASIQNWIASVVSETLAQKQNEMLLLSHSPSVASMKVAPAASCLGDDQVSMLSGHSSSSLGGCLLPQSQARPSPDTQSVLSSHTTLSSRAAEGTGSRVRGTSKPIYSLFADNVNLKELGRKEKEMQMELREKMSEYKMEKLASDNKRSSLFKKKKVKEDEDEDVADRDGDTDSAIGSFRYSSRSNSQKPETDTSSSLAVSDSYGSGSRAGKEMDSSINKWLSGLRTEEKSPQSDWSRSSREKGTRSSLLRETESKSSSYKFSKSRSEEQDTSSYHEANGNSVRSTSRVSSSSTREGREMHKFSRSMFSETSSSREGSPEPYFFRRTPEPSDEEEPPEPRHPTGARPRDWEDVEESSKSDFSEFGAKRKFTQSFMRSEEEGEKERMENREEGRFASGRRSQYRRSTDREEEEEMDDEAIIAAWRRRQEETRTKLQRRRED; this is encoded by the exons GTACTCAATGGTCTCGGATGCAGAAACAGAAAGCATTTTCATGGAGCCCATTCACCTCTCCTCGGCCGTGGCAGCTAAACAGATCATCAAAGAAG AACTCAAGCCGCGGGGCGTCAGAGCCGGGGCAGAGTGTGCGGGCATGCTGGAGTCCGCCGAACAGCTGCTGGTGGAGGACCTGTACAACCGCGTCAGGGAGAAGATGGACGACACCAGCCTGTACAACACCCCCTGCATCCTGGACCTCCAGCGGGCCTTGGTCCGGGACCGCCAAGAGGCCCCCTGGAACGAGGTGGATGAGGTCTGGCCCAACGTCTTCATAGCAGAGAA GAGCGTGGCTGTGAACAAGGCGAGGCTGAAGAGGCTGGGAATCACCCACATCCTGAATGCTGCTCACGGCACTGGCGTCTACACTGGGCCTGAGTTCTACACTGGCCTGGAGATCCAGTACCTGGGTGTGGAGGTCGATGACTTCCCGGAGGTGGACATCTCCCAGCATTTCCGGAAGGCAGCGGAGTTCCTGGATGAAGCCCTGCTGACTTACAGAG GGAAAGTCCTGGTCAGCAGCGAGATGGGCGTCAGCCGCTCAGCCGTTCTGGTGGCCGCCTACCTGATGATCTTCCACAACATGGCCATCCTGGAGGCCCTGATGACTGTGCGCAAGAAGCGGGCCATCTACCCCAACGACGGCTTCCTGAAGCAGCTCCGAGAGCTCAATGAGAAGctgatggaggagagagaagaggacttCGGTcgggaggggggaggagaggaggcagaggagggagaggacgcAGGAAGCATGGTCGGGGCCAGAATGCACGCCCTCAcggtggaggaggaggacgatGCCACCAGCCACCTGAGTGGCTCCTCCTTGGGGAAGGCCAGCCAGGCCTCCAAGCCCCTCACCCTCAtcgatgaagaggaggaggagaagctaTATGAGGCGTGGAAGAAGGGGCAGGGCCTCCCCACAGGCAAGGCCCCCCAGGGCGGAGACGGCAGGTGCTCAGCCTCCTCTGGCCGGGGTGAGGAAGAGCCCGAGgacgaggatgtggagcaaatcATCCGCGAGTGGCAGAGCCGGAACGAGAGGTACCAGGCAGAAGGGCACCGGAGATGGGatcgggaggaggaggaggaggagggtgatgACGGCTCCTTCGTGCGGAGAAGACGGAGGCACACCCTGAGTGAGAGCAGCACCTCCGAGAGCGTGAGCAGCCATGACATCCGGGTCCTGAAACAGCAGCTGGAGATGAGCAGCCTGAATCGAGGTGGGAGACGCCGCTCCGACTCGGTATCCACGGAGAGCACCTGGGACATGTGGAACCAGAGGCTGCTGGAGATTGAGAAGGAAGCTTCCCGGAAGTACCACTCCAGGAgcaagagggaggaggtggaCACGAGCTCAGAGGTGCGGAGCCGGGTGCGGGAGGATGATGAGGAGAGTGTGTCCTCGGAGGCCAGCTCCTTCTATAACTTCTGCAGTAGGAACAAGGACAAACTCACTGCCCTGGAGAGGTGGAAGATCAAGAGGATCCAATTTGGATTTCACAAGAaagacagggaggcaggggacaGCAGCAGTGAGCAAGGTGCAGAGGAGGCCGAGGGGGAGAAGAGCATCTCTGATGTCAACTTGTCGGCCTACCAGGCCTGGAAGCTGAAACACCAGAAGAAGGTGGGCAGTGAGAACAAGGAGGAGGTGGTAGAGCTCAGCAAGGGAGAGGACTCGGTCTTGGCCAAGAAGAGGCAACGGAGGCTGGAGCTGCTGGAGAGGAGCAGGCAGACACTGGAGGAGAGCCAGTCCATGGGAAGCTGGGAGGCAGATAGCTCGGCTGCCAGTGGGAGCATCCCCCTGTCTGCATTCTGGTCCGCAGCCCCCTCAGTCAGTGCTGATGGGGACACAGCATCAGTGCTCAGCACCCAGAGCCATAGCTCCCACGCATCTCAGGTCCTAAGCAACACAGGGGGATGCTTGGCATCCGCCCCCACCACACCTCTACCTAACCTGCCAGTGGGCCCTGGGGACACCATTTCCATCGCCAGCATCCAGAACTGGATCGCCAGCGTAGTCAGTGAAACTCTTGCCCAGAAGCAAAACGAAATGCTGCTGTTGTCCCACTCCCCGTCAGTTGCAAGTATGAAGGTGGCCCCAGCAGCCAGCTGCCTGGGGGATGACCAAGTCTCCATGCTCAGTGGACACAGCAGCTCCTCTCTGGGTGGCTGCCTACTGCCTCAAAGCCAGGCGAGACCCAGCCCCGACACGCAGTCCGTGCTGTCCTCCCATACCACGCTGAGCTCCAGGGCTGCCGAAGGCACTGGGAGCAGAGTGAGGGGGACCAGCAAGCCTATCTACAGCCTCTTCGCTGACAACGTCAACCTAAAGGAGCTTGGCCGGAAGGAGAAGGAGATGCAGATGGAACTGAGGGAGAAGATGTCCGAGTACAAAATGGAGAAGCTGGCCTCCGACAACAAACGCAGCTCCCTTTTCAAGAAGAAGAAGGTCAAGGAAGATGAGGATGAAGACGTGGCTGATAGGGATGGGGACACTGACAGTGCCATAGGGAGCTTCCGGTATTCTTCCCGCAGTAATTCCCAGAAACCAGAAACGGACACCTCGTCCTCGCTGGCTGTCTCTGATAGCTATGGAAGTGGCAGCAGAGCTGGCAAAGAGATGGATAGCAGTATCAACAAGTGGCTCAGTGGCCTCAGGACAGAGGAAAAATCTCCTCAGAGTGATTGGTCCAGAAGCTCCAGGGAGAAGGGCACCAGATCTTCGCTGCTCCGGGAGACGGAGTCTAAATCCTCCAGCTACAAGTTCTCCAAATCCCGGTCAGAGGAGCAGGACACCTCGTCCTACCACGAGGCCAATGGCAACTCCGTAAGAAGCACTTCACgggtctcttcctcctccaccaggGAGGGCAGAGAGATGCACAAATTCTCCAGGTCCATGTTCAGTGAGACCTCAAGCTCCCGAGAGGGAAGCCCCGAGCCCTACTTTTTCCGCCGGACCCCCGAGCCCTCGGATGAGGAAGAGCCCCCAGAACCACGGCATCCGACTGGGGCCAGACCCAGGGACTGGGAGGATGTGGAAGAGTCATCCAAGTCCGACTTTTCTGAATTTGGAGCCAAGAGGAAATTCACCCAGAGCTTCATGAGgtctgaagaggagggagagaaagagaggatggaaaacagagaagaagggaGGTTTGCTTCGGGGCGGCGGTCTCAGTATCGGAGAAGCActgacagggaggaggaggaagaaatggacGATGAAGCCATCATCGCTGCCTGGAGACGCCGGCAAGAAGAAACCAGGACTAAGctgcagagaaggagggaggattAG